The nucleotide sequence CTGCAAGGGAATGCTGCCCTtataaagaaagaaacaaaaaaaatcaactgatTCAGCATCCCCCCCACACCTGTATGTCAGGTATATCAAGCAGTGACTCACGCCCTAATTGTTGTGTTGTGATGATTAGATGCGGTTTACTAAAGAATGGCGTTTACTTTGCATTACAAGCCATCTATGAAGGCACctgctgggaaaaaaataaatgattattTTGATTATCTATGCAGTGGAGATAAGAGCATGAGAGTTTCAAGCAGGCAGGGTGGGGTGTGCACTAATATTAAATTACAATAGCAAATCTGCCCAGAGGGGTTGTGACATGCTTTTTGTCTGCTTTCCTTCTTTCTTCCCCTTTTCCTGTTCTGGCTATTCTTCCTCTCTGTCGGAAAAAGAGACACCACTAGaaaatgtgtaagtgtgtgtaatCACCGTTGACCGTGTGAGGGAGTTCCCACTTTCGCCTCGGGGCCTTTTGTGTTGTCACCTTTTCTTATATACAAACAATGCTAGACAGAATGTTGCAAATGTCATAATACGTTTATTTTTCAGCAGGACCTTCCAGTCCTGCTACATACACAAAACAAGTTCACAATGTAAATGGATTCAATGGGCATCTAAGGTTTGTGTTTATTTAGCAGCCTTTGGTTGGAGAAATGTCTAATAAGATTTGCTGGCTTCACTCCGTAAGATGAGATGGTGACGAGAGTCCACTCGGAGCTATTCGCTAAGGTTACAAACAACTGGAGCTTTGCTTTAATCTCCAACAAAAGGCACAAGAACATTGGCAATAAATGTACATATATGTAGGCACATGAGTCATTGAGAACAAGAGTGGGTTCGCTccttttttggtcatttttaaaGATAAGTGCAGAAATGAATGGCGAAAATGCATATTTGGTAGATGCAAAGTTAGCCCAATCTAGTTCTCAGCATCAATGAAGCTTTAGAGCGACTCACAGTGTAACATAACATAAACCGGCATTCAAACATATTTTTGTGCTGTTAGAGTAAGTATTGATTAGCAGTGCATTGGTATCGGCCCCTTGTGTAAACATCGGAAGGTTTGATTGTTAACTGTTCTTCATGGACTCAAACGTCCAAATCCAATACAATGTGTAGTGGAGGTGGAGTAAAACGTATCACATGGATTAGAAACAGATGAGCTATCAAAACATGGGCTGGAAGGAGTGGGAGGGCCAgattgaaaatttaaaaaaatcattttcagtGTGGCCCAAATGCTGCTTTGTCAAAATATAACACATATagttcattcacacacacatatgcacacacacattgtctcTCTTCACAGAGCGTTGAAACATTGAGCTCTCTTGCtacaaagtcatttttttactACTTTGGCTAGCAAATATATAATAGTGATTATTCAAAAAatgtaacacaaaaaaaaaaaatctacaaagcTTTTGTAAAAGATACACATTgtgcaataaaatatttttttttttttgggccaaagcCATACGTAGTATAAAATATAATAGTGGCTGTTTTTGGAAGATATAAATAAAACTACTTGAAAAAAGCTAATACGTGGTTGCGGCTTAGAGCAGCTGGCTCAGGTCCAGATAGTGTCCGGAGGGTTTGCTCATCAAAGTTGGGAGGGACACCACGGGAGGCTCGCCGTTACCCGGTTGACCCATCAGGCTGCTGTTTAGGAGGGAGACCGGCTCCACGGCAGTCTGGAGCGACACAATTTcacaaattaattatttttttgtgactATATCAATGTTaagctttattttgaaattacaaATGGCTCCCTGCAGATTCCACAAGCCTTCCACTTTTTGAATATCCCGCCTGAGTTGCACAACGTGAGTGACGGGATAAATCGACACCGGTAGGATGAAATACAAAAGGCCACGCAAACCCCTAAATAAATACACCAGCTTTTAGTGTATTAAGCACATTTCTGGTTATCTGCATTCTACCCTGACAAGAACTCCACGGCTACAAGTCGAAGCAAGCAGGGGAGACTCAGGGAGAGGAGACAGGATAAACTCGTTTGCGAGCCTCCGGGCGAACACGGCGTGTCTGACAACACACACCCTCGACTCAAGGAGATTCGTATTTGGATTCTATTGAAGCATTTTATTTACCTGATAGCCCTGCATTGCGTTGATGAGGTCTTTGCTGTTGTAGGTCAGACCCGGCATGCGCATCAACCCCCCGGGCGAGGAGAGGACGTTGGGGGAGGGGAAGAAGCCCATAGTAGTGGGAGAACCAGGTGGgctgtgggagaaaaaaaaaaaaaaaaagacaggttgTTATCTGTATATTCAAAAGTGTGTGTTTATTAGCTAAACAGTGGTAGCGCAAAACGACACTTCTCGCCCACGTTAAGCAGGTTCCATAAAGTTGAGTTATTAGCTACCTTTGCCCGAGGTCACACCCGAAAAACCAGACGGCACTCCTTGCTTTGACAAGGTGGAGCCTTAAATAATTAATGTTGCTTTTCGGGGAAATATGTGATATCCGTGAAAAATTGTCTTAAGGTAACTGCAAAAAGTGATTCATCGATaagtaaaattattattattttgatttaaCGCAATCTTACCTGGGATAGTAGGCCGCGTAGTTCATATATAGCTGCGCCGTGGACGGGTAGTAGGCATGCCCCGGGAGGAGGGGGCGAGGACCTAGCAACACCTGACCGAGCGGCGGGtagagcgcggcggcggcctcGGGGGTTAGGACAGGCGGATTGGGGGTGAAGGAGTAGGACGGCGGAGATAAACCTGGAGCAGCGACGACAGAAACAAAAGCCAGCTTGAAGCACGCTGACACAAAAGACGTGATTGTGCCGTCGAGGAGATGCGCTCATGCACGCTTGCAAACAATGATCACATTCACTTCACTGGACACACAAGTGTTTTATGTAGACACAATGTGTGCCACGTTGTTGTCAAAATGAGCAgttagctttttttgtttttcttaattGGTGGAAAGGTGAAGTGGGTGACCGTGGTTTGCAATTGTCAGCCTCTTTGGAATTAACTTGTGCTCTACTTTCCCCAAATCAAGCAAAGTATTCTAACCACACTagttaaatgaataaaaagaaataaaacttgagtaatttgtattgatttgaaTCCTTTCCCTTCCCGAAATTGGTATTTGCCCCCCCCAGGCATTATATTTGTCTATATAGAACAGGAACTCACGATTTAGCATTTATTGCTAGTCATAAAAGTTAAGACTAGTCCCAACATGACCTCAATTCTGTCTACAGTTTGCGATGTGTCTGTGATCATTAACTAATCATAATAAGTGTGAGTGAAAGGCTTTTAAAAAGCAAGCTCATTTCCATCACCTGTCGTGTTAAGCTCCGCCCTCTTTTTTTCGTGACTTAATGAGGCGAGCACAATAGGTGTTGCCACCCTTCTCCGCAACCAAGACGAACTGGTAAGACGGGGGATTTAAAACCACAGTTGACCCCTCCTAAATGTTTTTATGCAACCCTCATTAAGCATCGCTAGGAACAAAAAGTGAAAGGGAGTGCGACAAACAtgcatttggtgtgaatttcgatTTGGGTCCAAATTGAAAGAGTAACATTTGGGCATGCAATCAAGTAAATCACACTAAATCATTAAGaggcaccacacacacacacacacacagttgtgaATCTCCTGGTCGGACCAGTATGTCCGGTCCACAGGTCTAGATTGAAGAAAAAACCCAGCAACCCTGCCCCCACCCAACGGCAGGAGCCCACCTACCCCCGCAAGGCCCGAAGCACCCCCAGCTCCCAGCAGCACTTACGTCTGGACTTACATGGCGGCGGGCTGAGCCCCGTCCCACTCCTGTtccggttgtgtgtgtgtgtgtgcgtgtgcgagaGCGAGCCTCCCATCAGCACCAGGCCCATTTCCTCGGCGCTGCAGGGGAACACCTCCACGTAGCGGCTGTTGGGGCCGTGCTGGGAGCACATCACGTGCTTGTGGAGTTGCTGCGAGGCTGAAAGCGCTCGCTCCGCCGACGTCATCTGGATGAAGCAATCCCCGGATGGGCGACCctgaaaattccaaaattccaaTTACAAACCAGGACTTCCCCTTTAACCTCTGAGTTTCCCGATCTATTTTTAGCTTCCTTTCTGAATTTAGCTGAGCTCACCCGTACCTGCTGATTGAGGACCATGTGAACGCCGTGCGGTCGGATGTCGTTGGTGAAGTCGCCCAAGAAGGTGAGAATATCTTCGATGCTGGCCGAGTAGGGCAAACCCCGCAGCCTCAGGCAGTCCCTTGCGATGATGGGAGGGGGCAGGAGAGACATTGCGGGCAACACTGATAGCAAAGGGGCGGGGGCTACGGGGATCAGCGGGGCCGACGAGTAGCGGTTCAGCACCTAGAGCACAAAATGGgattgcaggaaaaaaaaaaagttatctgGAAGTCAATaaaaaaccaagactgaatgaacAGAGGACAAAGGAGAACTTATTACCGTTACTGTGTAAAAGTAAACAAACCCAGCCTACTTTAGTGCTTTTAGCAAATAATTAaggagtagggggggggggtcactccCATATCCAGGATCTGCTGATTTAAAAAGTACCTGCTGGACTTCTGCTGCAGTACTCTTGAATAACTCAATATATCTCCTCCCAAGGATCTCCTTGTGTTTCCTGAGCGCACACTGGGCATGTTCATCGCAGGCGAACAGCACGAAAGCGTCGCCGGTAGGTCGGCCGTCCGGGTAGCGGACGAATAGAATGCCGTCCCTCCCTCCGCTGACGGGACACGTGTCTTTGAGGTCGTCTTCTGGCGAGAAGAAAGCCAGCACTTGCTCGTGCGTGGCCGTGAAGGGAAGGCCTCGCATCCTCACGATGATTTGGTCCTCGCGGGATAAGAAGATGGCGACTTCGTTGGAGGTACCTGGCATGGAGACACAAGATGGATCGTAATCTCCGTTGACTAATATGCGAGTCCATTGATTGTTCGTCTCACCTCCTGCTATCTTCAGGAAGTCTTCTCCAGTTGCTTTGTAAACCTGCAATGAAAAGATGGTCCGTTATAAAATGATATGACGAGAGGgaggtgaattttttttttttttttaaatgacctcAATGTATCTGCTGCCCATATGATGCTTGTGTCGTTGCAGCGCCAGGTCTCGATGTTCTTCGCTGACGAAACGAACGAGAGCCTCGCCGTTCCTCCTCCCCTGAGCGTTGAGGCACAGCGCGGCCCCGCCTCTGCGTGACATCACACAAGATCCCGTCGGACACGTTTTGGGCTTTTCTTCAATTCACGGTGACGTACTTACTTGGCAATATTGAGTCCGCTGAAGAAACGGGCGATGTCCTGGTCGGAggattgccatggcaaccctcTGGCTCGGATTATTGTGCTGTCACTCACTTTCTCCATTTTACTGCTGCAAACAAACGTTCAAGGTGAAGTGCTTGTGCTTCAAAAGGAAGTCTATAAAAATGAAGAGTCGAAAATGACTTACCACGTACCCGTCTCAAACTTCTCATTAACTCTTTCCGGGTTTGAGAATGTATGAACTGCGATTAAAAAGTCACGGTgataaaaaaaggaaatcatAAAAACAATATCAGAACCTTTTTTGTTTCATTGTGTGCTACTCACGTAGTGGCTCAGAAAGCAGACTGAGGACAATTTGGGACATCATCTGGACCTGCTGAACGGCTACTTTTGGAGGCAACGGGACCGATGGATCCGGCATTCCCAGCGTAGCAGGTGATTCCATAGGTATGCTTAAAGCTGAAGACGATGTCAGT is from Syngnathus scovelli strain Florida chromosome 9, RoL_Ssco_1.2, whole genome shotgun sequence and encodes:
- the esrp1 gene encoding epithelial splicing regulatory protein 1 isoform X1 gives rise to the protein MTAQVDYLVVLCAATSGASGELLGSDEKELARLIWQQVDVNNKKLGKVNELLIKPEVSELTDEKKEGDVVEEHVEEENVSGADCIFTAKSLETALNTFHLQLTNEVNSAGAGTSVCLCTDGQLHIRQVIHPEAASKNILVPDCFYSFFDLRKEFKTHFPSDLSTLDVNTMVESLSIPMESPATLGMPDPSVPLPPKVAVQQVQMMSQIVLSLLSEPLLHTFSNPERVNEKFETGTCSKMEKVSDSTIIRARGLPWQSSDQDIARFFSGLNIAKGGAALCLNAQGRRNGEALVRFVSEEHRDLALQRHKHHMGSRYIEVYKATGEDFLKIAGGTSNEVAIFLSREDQIIVRMRGLPFTATHEQVLAFFSPEDDLKDTCPVSGGRDGILFVRYPDGRPTGDAFVLFACDEHAQCALRKHKEILGRRYIELFKSTAAEVQQVLNRYSSAPLIPVAPAPLLSVLPAMSLLPPPIIARDCLRLRGLPYSASIEDILTFLGDFTNDIRPHGVHMVLNQQGRPSGDCFIQMTSAERALSASQQLHKHVMCSQHGPNSRYVEVFPCSAEEMGLVLMGGSLSHTHTHTHNRNRSGTGLSPPPCKSRRLSPPSYSFTPNPPVLTPEAAAALYPPLGQVLLGPRPLLPGHAYYPSTAQLYMNYAAYYPSPPGSPTTMGFFPSPNVLSSPGGLMRMPGLTYNSKDLINAMQGYQTAVEPVSLLNSSLMGQPGNGEPPVVSLPTLMSKPSGHYLDLSQLL
- the esrp1 gene encoding epithelial splicing regulatory protein 1 isoform X2, whose product is MTAQVDYLVVLCAATSGASGELLGSDEKELARLIWQQVDVNNKKLGKVNELLIKPEVSELTDEKKEGDVVEEHVEEENVSGADCIFTAKSLETALNTFHLQLTNEVNSAGAGTSVCLCTDGQLHIRQVIHPEAASKNILVPDCFYSFFDLRKEFKTHFPSDLSTLDVNTMVESLSIPMESPATLGMPDPSVPLPPKVAVQQVQMMSQIVLSLLSEPLLHTFSNPERVNEKFETGTCKMEKVSDSTIIRARGLPWQSSDQDIARFFSGLNIAKGGAALCLNAQGRRNGEALVRFVSEEHRDLALQRHKHHMGSRYIEVYKATGEDFLKIAGGTSNEVAIFLSREDQIIVRMRGLPFTATHEQVLAFFSPEDDLKDTCPVSGGRDGILFVRYPDGRPTGDAFVLFACDEHAQCALRKHKEILGRRYIELFKSTAAEVQQVLNRYSSAPLIPVAPAPLLSVLPAMSLLPPPIIARDCLRLRGLPYSASIEDILTFLGDFTNDIRPHGVHMVLNQQGRPSGDCFIQMTSAERALSASQQLHKHVMCSQHGPNSRYVEVFPCSAEEMGLVLMGGSLSHTHTHTHNRNRSGTGLSPPPCKSRRLSPPSYSFTPNPPVLTPEAAAALYPPLGQVLLGPRPLLPGHAYYPSTAQLYMNYAAYYPSPPGSPTTMGFFPSPNVLSSPGGLMRMPGLTYNSKDLINAMQGYQTAVEPVSLLNSSLMGQPGNGEPPVVSLPTLMSKPSGHYLDLSQLL
- the esrp1 gene encoding epithelial splicing regulatory protein 1 isoform X3, which gives rise to MTAQVDYLVVLCAATSGASGELLGSDEKELARLIWQQVDVNNKKLGKVNELLIKPEVSELTDEKKEGDVVEEHVEEENVSGADCIFTAKSLETALNTFHLQLTNEVNSAGAGTSVCLCTDGQLHIRQVIHPEAASKNILVPDCFYSFFDLRKEFKTHFPSDLSTLDVNTMVESLSIPMESPATLGMPDPSVPLPPKVAVQQVQMMSQIVLSLLSEPLLHTFSNPERVNEKFETGTCSKMEKVSDSTIIRARGLPWQSSDQDIARFFSGLNIAKGGAALCLNAQGRRNGEALVRFVSEEHRDLALQRHKHHMGSRYIEVYKATGEDFLKIAGGTSNEVAIFLSREDQIIVRMRGLPFTATHEQVLAFFSPEDDLKDTCPVSGGRDGILFVRYPDGRPTGDAFVLFACDEHAQCALRKHKEILGRRYIELFKSTAAEVQQVLNRYSSAPLIPVAPAPLLSVLPAMSLLPPPIIARDCLRLRGLPYSASIEDILTFLGDFTNDIRPHGVHMVLNQQGRPSGDCFIQMTSAERALSASQQLHKHVMCSQHGPNSRYVEVFPCSAEEMGLVLMGGSLSHTHTHTHNRNRSGTGLSPPPCLSPPSYSFTPNPPVLTPEAAAALYPPLGQVLLGPRPLLPGHAYYPSTAQLYMNYAAYYPSPPGSPTTMGFFPSPNVLSSPGGLMRMPGLTYNSKDLINAMQGYQTAVEPVSLLNSSLMGQPGNGEPPVVSLPTLMSKPSGHYLDLSQLL